A genomic window from Candidatus Binatia bacterium includes:
- a CDS encoding trypsin-like peptidase domain-containing protein: MNARLIACAAVLATVLFSAAGPAEAGTNLTALSDATEDLVARVQPGVVQVLATGYGPGGPARLSSAATSSLLTTQRSTGSGVIIDASGYIITNAHVIGGAQKVHVVLPHEHKGKGGKNSIVRPRGQQVEAKLVGLDRETDLALLKVSEKNLPTVKIGDSDKLRTGELVVAIGSPMGLGGSVSLGVVSALGRQRGPEDRMVYIQTDAPINPGHSGGALVDTEGNLVGINTFILSHSGGSEGIGFAAPSNIVKSVYQQLKTNGRVRRGNIGAFPQTITPLLADALGLGRDRGVVLGDVEPGGPAYAAGLQIGDIILSMGGKPMENGRQLEVNVYQHPPGDVIEMEIERAGVKSTEYVSVREREGEPERIAEMVRPEKNLVPGLGILGIELDSEVTKHLPPLRISRGVAVAGRAADGPLFEMPLVPGDVIIAVNGTDIVTLEQLREEIDQLPGGEAAVLQVQRGPGLVFVAFEAKPKPGGS; this comes from the coding sequence ATGAATGCACGCCTGATCGCATGCGCGGCCGTTCTCGCAACGGTTCTCTTCTCGGCGGCCGGACCTGCCGAAGCCGGCACCAATCTGACGGCGCTAAGCGACGCCACCGAAGACCTCGTCGCACGGGTCCAGCCCGGCGTCGTCCAGGTGCTCGCCACCGGGTACGGACCAGGTGGCCCCGCGCGACTCTCTTCCGCGGCGACGAGCAGTCTCCTCACGACACAGCGTTCGACCGGCTCCGGCGTCATCATCGATGCTTCCGGCTACATCATCACGAACGCACACGTGATCGGCGGCGCGCAGAAGGTTCATGTCGTTCTGCCGCACGAGCACAAGGGCAAGGGCGGAAAGAACTCAATCGTTCGACCGCGCGGCCAGCAGGTCGAAGCGAAGCTCGTCGGGCTCGATCGCGAAACCGATCTCGCGCTGCTCAAGGTCTCGGAGAAGAACCTGCCGACCGTGAAGATCGGCGACTCCGACAAGCTCCGCACGGGCGAGCTCGTCGTCGCCATCGGCAGCCCAATGGGCCTCGGCGGCTCGGTGTCTCTCGGCGTCGTGAGCGCCCTCGGGCGTCAGCGCGGACCCGAAGACCGGATGGTCTACATCCAGACCGACGCACCCATCAATCCGGGCCACAGCGGCGGAGCCCTCGTCGATACCGAGGGCAATCTGGTCGGGATCAACACCTTCATCTTGTCCCACTCCGGCGGCAGCGAAGGCATCGGCTTTGCCGCGCCGAGCAACATCGTGAAGTCCGTTTATCAGCAGCTGAAGACGAACGGCCGTGTCCGGCGCGGAAACATCGGCGCGTTCCCGCAAACGATTACTCCGCTCCTCGCGGACGCCCTCGGTCTCGGTCGCGACCGTGGCGTCGTCCTCGGAGACGTCGAGCCCGGCGGGCCGGCCTACGCCGCCGGTCTCCAGATCGGCGACATCATCCTCAGCATGGGCGGCAAGCCGATGGAGAACGGCCGGCAGCTCGAGGTCAACGTGTACCAGCATCCCCCCGGCGACGTGATCGAGATGGAGATCGAACGCGCGGGCGTAAAGTCGACGGAGTACGTCTCCGTGCGCGAGCGCGAAGGAGAGCCTGAGCGCATCGCCGAAATGGTGCGCCCAGAGAAGAACCTGGTGCCCGGCCTCGGCATCCTGGGTATCGAGCTAGACAGTGAGGTCACGAAACATCTGCCCCCGCTGCGCATCTCGCGCGGGGTCGCGGTCGCCGGCCGAGCGGCCGACGGTCCATTGTTCGAAATGCCACTCGTTCCGGGTGACGTCATCATCGCCGTGAACGGCACAGACATCGTCACGCTCGAGCAGCTGCGAGAAGAGATCGATCAGTTGCCCGGCGGAGAAGCGGCCGTGCTGCAGGTTCAGCGCGGGCCCGGACTGGTGTTCGTCGCGTTCGAGGCCAAGCCAAAGCCGGGCGGAAGCTGA
- a CDS encoding GNAT family acetyltransferase gives MADGSASFLVRTYVPADQAGIIRLWEHCGLVSPSNDPKRDIDLKLSFQPGLLFVAESDGRIIASVMAGYEGHRGWINYLAVAPEHRREGLGRRMMGMAEDALRKLGCPKVNLQVRADNQAVVEFYERIGFAVEKRFSLGKRLDSGH, from the coding sequence TTGGCCGACGGTAGCGCATCTTTTCTCGTACGAACGTACGTTCCAGCCGACCAGGCAGGCATCATCCGTCTCTGGGAGCACTGCGGGCTCGTCAGTCCATCGAATGACCCGAAACGGGACATCGACCTAAAGCTCTCATTTCAGCCCGGTCTTCTGTTCGTCGCCGAGAGCGACGGCCGAATCATCGCCTCCGTGATGGCGGGGTACGAGGGCCACCGCGGGTGGATCAACTACCTCGCGGTGGCACCCGAACACCGACGGGAAGGCCTCGGGCGAAGGATGATGGGGATGGCAGAAGACGCCCTCCGCAAGCTCGGGTGCCCCAAGGTCAACTTGCAGGTCCGCGCCGACAATCAGGCCGTGGTCGAGTTCTACGAGCGGATCGGGTTCGCCGTGGAGAAACGCTTCTCGCTCGGCAAGCGGCTCGACTCAGGACACTAG
- a CDS encoding PAS domain S-box protein — protein sequence MDNIDLSERARSGARAGFPWIAAVYAAVGVVYIVHPPIEPGWLYAALAFFTSSSFVFLWAWLRTAPTRLLAPLTLAAALTAIFFALAFVGITGDAGQTTTLLITLLGIGCLVLDLRTIVISVLAGTLGWIALLPLQAPPPAAHWSIDLVATALLAIVVTAVRRSTFVELEILNRQNRLLVDSAGEAIYGVDAAGLISFVNPVAERVLGRSQSELLRQLEHPLLHLEPRGERVYPAVSCPFCHPALDSFRTALPLRRPSGEIAWVELTRTDAHAPDALRAVVTMRDVTEQTWTQRALRASEEKNRLVVDTALDGVVSMDRRGRIVGWNRQAERIFGWTRSEVVGQLLMDWLVPPSLKPTLIGEAERYGSTGDSRVLGRRLEARALRKNGEEFPIEFSTSSIGTDSQQHYTAFVRDITERVEAAERLRESKEAAEAAAEVKTEFLATMSHEIRTPLNGIFGMTELAIDTTDAGERSDFLNRARSCAQSLMTILNDVLDFSKIEAGHLPLERIEFEPESLLDGVIDTLAAEAQRKGLELIGCLDQSVPDRLIGDPGRLRQVLVNLGGNAIKFTERGEVLIRLFAEPTAEHNHFMVSGMVRDTGVGIRPEHQSRIFEAFTQADSSTTRQYGGTGLGLTIAHRLVDVMDGTIGVDSVEGTGSVFSFSVPLAAEGNGTAEAPPLPRGFRILVVDDNEASRRHLLHRLREWGCYADGAAEGTTACTRLNAAYREGSPYGLVLIDLDMPDPDGVTVARWIRGAAQGSNVPMVALTPLATSPEIEVEGLGFQASVTKPIKQKQFRSAMTAVFRRAGHRKGPPVRAVPRRTKRA from the coding sequence TTGGACAACATCGACCTCTCAGAACGAGCCCGAAGCGGAGCACGTGCGGGCTTCCCCTGGATCGCAGCCGTCTACGCGGCTGTCGGAGTGGTGTACATCGTGCATCCGCCCATCGAACCGGGTTGGTTGTATGCGGCGCTCGCGTTCTTCACGTCAAGTAGTTTCGTTTTTTTGTGGGCGTGGCTTCGAACCGCGCCGACGAGGTTGCTCGCGCCGCTGACGCTCGCCGCTGCTCTCACCGCGATCTTCTTTGCGTTGGCCTTCGTCGGCATTACCGGTGATGCGGGACAGACGACGACGTTGCTGATCACTCTGCTCGGGATCGGTTGTCTCGTTCTCGACCTCCGTACGATCGTCATCTCGGTGTTGGCTGGGACGTTGGGTTGGATCGCGTTGCTTCCGCTGCAAGCGCCGCCGCCGGCGGCGCACTGGAGTATCGACCTAGTGGCGACGGCTCTCTTGGCGATCGTAGTGACCGCAGTCCGACGCAGTACGTTCGTGGAACTCGAGATTCTGAACCGACAGAACCGTCTGCTCGTAGACTCCGCGGGCGAGGCGATCTACGGCGTCGACGCGGCGGGGCTGATTAGCTTCGTGAACCCGGTCGCGGAACGTGTCTTGGGACGGTCCCAGTCGGAGTTGCTCCGACAGTTGGAACACCCTCTCCTGCACCTCGAGCCGCGGGGCGAGCGGGTCTACCCCGCCGTCAGTTGTCCGTTCTGCCATCCGGCTCTCGACTCTTTCCGGACGGCTCTGCCGCTTCGGCGACCGAGCGGAGAGATTGCATGGGTCGAACTGACGCGCACCGACGCGCACGCTCCCGATGCGCTGCGTGCGGTGGTCACGATGCGCGATGTGACGGAGCAGACGTGGACGCAACGCGCTCTGCGCGCGAGCGAGGAGAAGAATCGCCTCGTCGTGGATACCGCCCTGGACGGCGTCGTCTCGATGGACCGCCGTGGACGGATCGTCGGGTGGAACCGCCAGGCGGAGAGGATCTTCGGTTGGACGCGCAGTGAAGTCGTCGGCCAACTACTGATGGATTGGTTGGTCCCCCCGTCCCTCAAACCGACGCTGATCGGTGAGGCAGAGCGGTACGGATCCACCGGCGACAGCCGCGTTCTGGGGCGCCGCCTCGAGGCCCGCGCGCTTCGAAAGAACGGAGAAGAATTCCCGATCGAGTTCTCTACGTCGTCGATCGGCACGGACAGCCAACAGCATTACACCGCGTTCGTGCGCGACATCACCGAGCGTGTGGAGGCCGCGGAGCGCCTTCGAGAGTCGAAGGAGGCCGCCGAGGCGGCCGCGGAGGTCAAGACCGAGTTCCTGGCGACGATGAGTCACGAGATTCGTACGCCGCTGAACGGCATCTTCGGGATGACGGAGTTGGCGATCGACACGACGGACGCCGGGGAGCGGAGCGACTTTCTCAACCGGGCACGTTCGTGCGCGCAGAGCCTCATGACGATCCTCAACGACGTGCTCGACTTCTCGAAGATCGAGGCCGGGCACCTGCCGCTCGAGAGGATCGAGTTCGAGCCGGAGAGTCTTCTCGACGGCGTGATCGACACGCTTGCCGCGGAGGCCCAGCGCAAAGGTCTCGAGTTGATCGGCTGCCTCGACCAGTCGGTCCCCGACCGGCTCATCGGCGATCCCGGACGGCTACGCCAGGTGTTGGTGAACCTGGGAGGGAACGCGATCAAATTCACCGAACGAGGCGAGGTGCTCATTCGCTTGTTTGCGGAACCGACGGCCGAGCACAATCACTTCATGGTGTCCGGGATGGTGCGTGATACCGGCGTCGGCATCCGGCCAGAGCACCAAAGCCGCATCTTCGAAGCGTTCACCCAGGCCGATAGCTCCACGACGCGTCAGTACGGCGGCACGGGTTTGGGCCTGACCATCGCGCACCGCTTGGTGGACGTGATGGATGGCACGATCGGGGTGGACAGCGTAGAAGGCACCGGGAGCGTCTTCTCATTCTCGGTTCCGCTGGCGGCCGAAGGGAACGGGACGGCGGAAGCGCCGCCTCTGCCGAGGGGATTTCGAATCCTGGTGGTGGATGACAACGAGGCGAGCCGCCGTCACCTGCTTCACCGTCTCCGGGAATGGGGTTGTTACGCCGACGGGGCGGCCGAGGGCACGACCGCGTGTACGCGCCTCAACGCCGCGTACCGCGAGGGTTCACCGTACGGCTTGGTCCTGATCGATCTCGACATGCCGGACCCCGACGGTGTCACGGTGGCTCGGTGGATTCGTGGAGCGGCGCAAGGGTCGAACGTTCCGATGGTGGCGCTCACGCCGCTTGCGACGTCGCCGGAAATCGAGGTCGAAGGGCTGGGCTTCCAGGCGTCCGTCACGAAGCCGATCAAGCAGAAGCAGTTTCGCTCCGCGATGACCGCGGTGTTCCGGCGTGCGGGCCATCGCAAAGGCCCGCCTGTGCGCGCGGTGCCGCGTCGAACGAAGAGAGCCTGA